One genomic window of Caldilineales bacterium includes the following:
- a CDS encoding FAD-dependent thymidylate synthase → MNVTLLAHTQINPALEADHPVLRGAGTPPEGMIEYAGRICYRSDGLMGKNPGFISARVREGHEDIVEHVRFVFRVEGTPLNDTILTLASQPTVHYTDLGGGAWVFSLNARNVRDFWVQSRSEMAQEMARQANGVTPTVFLDVVGFSAGVAEE, encoded by the coding sequence TTGAACGTCACTTTGCTCGCCCACACCCAGATCAACCCGGCGCTAGAGGCCGATCACCCCGTGTTGCGCGGGGCCGGCACGCCGCCGGAGGGAATGATCGAATACGCAGGCCGCATCTGTTATCGCTCGGACGGGTTGATGGGCAAGAACCCCGGCTTTATCAGCGCCCGCGTGCGCGAGGGGCACGAAGATATCGTCGAGCATGTCCGCTTTGTCTTTCGGGTGGAGGGGACACCGCTGAATGACACCATTCTGACCTTGGCCAGCCAGCCGACGGTTCACTACACCGACCTGGGCGGCGGCGCCTGGGTGTTCAGCCTGAATGCCCGCAACGTCCGGGATTTTTGGGTGCAGTCGCGCTCCGAGATGGCGCAGGAAATGGCGCGCCAGGCCAATGGCGTGACGCCAACGGTCTTTCTCGATGTGGTTGGCTTCAGCGCCGGGGTGGCGGAAGAATGA
- a CDS encoding heme o synthase: MSTVSHILPPDATESAPPSAAISARRPGILSVYLALMKPKIILLLLITTIGAMFVAAGGAPDLNLLLWTIIGGALSAGGANALNHYFDRDIDGFMYRTKRRPLPAGWVQPGRVIAFGISLCALAFLVFSTQVNLLAAVLSLIGALYYIFIYTLWLKRRTPHNITIGGVAGAIPPLVGWAAVTGGLAPTAWALFGIVFLWTPPHTWALTLMVQRDYARVDVPMLPVVAGEEATYRQILIYSWGYVVFMLALTPLGIFGWFYFLAALALSLLHLRDAYRIRRQRTNAAARGLYKFSLLQLALLFIAMVIDIRLP, encoded by the coding sequence ATGTCCACCGTCAGCCATATCCTCCCGCCCGACGCAACCGAATCCGCACCGCCGTCCGCTGCCATCAGCGCTCGGCGGCCAGGGATCCTCAGCGTCTACCTGGCGCTGATGAAGCCGAAAATCATTCTTCTTCTGCTCATCACCACCATCGGGGCCATGTTCGTGGCAGCCGGGGGGGCGCCTGACCTGAACTTGCTGCTATGGACGATCATTGGTGGGGCGCTGTCGGCAGGGGGGGCCAATGCCCTCAACCACTATTTCGACCGCGATATCGACGGCTTCATGTACCGCACCAAACGCCGGCCCTTGCCGGCCGGGTGGGTGCAGCCGGGCCGGGTGATCGCCTTCGGCATCTCGCTTTGCGCCCTGGCCTTCCTCGTCTTCAGCACCCAGGTCAACCTGCTGGCCGCCGTCCTCTCGCTGATCGGCGCCCTCTACTACATCTTCATCTACACCCTCTGGCTCAAACGCCGCACACCGCACAACATCACCATCGGCGGCGTCGCCGGGGCCATCCCGCCGCTGGTGGGCTGGGCGGCCGTGACGGGCGGGCTGGCTCCCACCGCCTGGGCGCTGTTCGGCATCGTCTTCTTGTGGACTCCGCCCCACACCTGGGCGCTCACCCTCATGGTGCAGCGCGACTACGCCCGCGTGGACGTGCCCATGCTGCCGGTTGTGGCCGGCGAAGAAGCCACCTATCGCCAGATCCTCATCTACTCGTGGGGCTACGTCGTCTTCATGCTGGCCCTCACCCCGCTTGGCATCTTCGGCTGGTTCTACTTCCTGGCGGCGCTGGCGCTCAGCCTCCTCCACCTGCGCGACGCCTATCGCATCCGCCGCCAACGCACCAATGCCGCCGCCCGGGGCCTCTACAAATTCTCGCTGCTGCAACTGGCGTTGCTTTTCATCGCCATGGTGATCGACATCCGCTTGCCATAG